In Nitrosospira briensis C-128, a genomic segment contains:
- the pssA gene encoding CDP-diacylglycerol--serine O-phosphatidyltransferase, with product MMHDPHPRLILKSKLRRRGIYLLPNLFTTAALFAGFYAIVQAMNGRFEHSAVSIFIAMVLDGLDGRVARLTHTQSEFGAEYDSLSDMVSFGAAPALVIYEWALKGMGKLGWIAAFIYCVCAALRLARFNTNIEVVDKRFFQGLPSPAAAALIAGLVWVVLDFGIAGTDIRWLAWCITLFAGLTMVSNIPYYSGKEINLRKTVPFVTVLLLALFFFVLIPSHPPVVLFCLFLLYALSGYVMWMWRFTKRKKIPDGPQP from the coding sequence ATGATGCATGATCCTCATCCACGCCTCATACTCAAATCCAAACTGCGCCGTCGCGGCATTTATTTACTGCCCAACCTGTTTACCACCGCGGCCTTGTTTGCCGGATTTTATGCCATCGTGCAGGCGATGAACGGCCGTTTTGAACATTCTGCGGTCTCCATTTTCATTGCAATGGTACTCGACGGCCTGGACGGCCGGGTAGCCCGGTTGACTCATACGCAAAGTGAATTTGGGGCGGAGTACGACAGCCTGTCCGATATGGTGTCATTCGGCGCTGCACCCGCATTGGTCATATACGAATGGGCCTTGAAAGGCATGGGCAAACTGGGATGGATTGCGGCGTTTATATATTGCGTCTGTGCCGCGCTTCGCCTGGCGCGTTTCAATACCAACATAGAAGTCGTCGATAAGCGGTTTTTTCAGGGACTACCCAGCCCCGCCGCCGCCGCGCTGATTGCAGGACTGGTCTGGGTAGTGCTAGACTTTGGCATAGCGGGTACGGATATCCGATGGCTCGCCTGGTGTATCACCTTATTCGCGGGCCTCACAATGGTCAGTAATATCCCCTATTACAGCGGCAAGGAAATCAATTTACGCAAAACCGTGCCATTCGTCACCGTCTTGCTGCTGGCGCTGTTTTTTTTCGTTCTGATTCCAAGTCATCCACCGGTTGTGCTGTTCTGCCTCTTTTTGCTTTATGCCTTGTCGGGCTACGTCATGTGGATGTGGCGGTTCACCAAGAGAAAAAAAATACCTGATGGACCGCAACCATGA
- the pgi gene encoding glucose-6-phosphate isomerase, whose amino-acid sequence MTSFAAQTLTGRPAWKALEAHYASVKALHLRQLFADDPTRGERFTAEAAGIYLDYSKNRITDETLQLLVRLAEECNLRDRINAMFRGDPINLSEQRPALHIALRAPKGEQIRVNGIDVVPEVQAVLDQMGDFADKLRNGQWRGYTGKRICNVVNIGIGGSDLGPVMAYEALRYYSLRDLNFRFISNVDGTDFKEATRDIDPEETLFIVCSKTFTTKETLANANSAREWVLDKVKDDRAVARHFVAVSTNADEVARFGIDTSNMFGFWDWVGGRYSMDSAVGLSTMIAIGPENFRAMLAGFHAMDQHFLTAPIEKNLPALMGLLAIWYNNFFQAQTIAVLPYEQYLKRFPAYLQQLTMESNGKSVTLDGTRVDYQTSPIVWGEPGTNGQHSFYQLIHQGTRLIPCDFIGFCQTLQPLGNHHDLLMANLFAQTEALAFGKTPDEVKAEGIPDWLCPHRSFEGNRPTSTILIERLTPYALGSLVALYEHSVFTQGSIWNIDSFDQWGVELGKALAKRIMPELESISELPLKHDSSTNALIQRYNQQKMK is encoded by the coding sequence ATGACCTCATTCGCGGCGCAGACTCTGACCGGTCGTCCCGCGTGGAAAGCGCTGGAAGCGCATTATGCGTCGGTTAAAGCCCTGCATCTGCGTCAGCTTTTCGCGGATGACCCCACACGCGGCGAGCGGTTTACAGCCGAAGCCGCCGGAATTTACCTGGACTATTCGAAAAACCGGATAACCGACGAAACGCTCCAGCTGCTTGTCCGGCTTGCCGAGGAATGCAACTTGCGTGATCGCATCAACGCAATGTTCAGGGGCGATCCAATCAATTTGTCCGAGCAGCGTCCCGCATTGCATATTGCCCTACGCGCACCGAAGGGCGAACAAATCCGTGTCAATGGCATTGACGTAGTACCCGAGGTGCAGGCGGTACTGGATCAGATGGGCGATTTCGCCGACAAGTTGCGCAACGGGCAGTGGCGTGGATATACCGGCAAGCGAATTTGCAACGTTGTCAACATCGGCATAGGCGGTTCTGATCTCGGTCCGGTGATGGCCTATGAGGCGTTGCGTTATTACAGTTTGCGCGACCTGAATTTCCGTTTTATATCCAACGTGGACGGCACCGATTTCAAGGAAGCCACAAGGGATATCGACCCGGAAGAAACGCTATTCATCGTCTGCTCAAAGACCTTTACCACGAAAGAAACACTCGCGAACGCCAATTCTGCGCGTGAATGGGTTCTGGATAAGGTAAAAGACGACCGTGCGGTGGCCAGGCACTTTGTCGCTGTTTCGACAAACGCGGACGAAGTGGCCAGGTTCGGTATCGATACGAGCAACATGTTCGGTTTTTGGGATTGGGTAGGTGGACGCTATTCAATGGATTCGGCGGTGGGCCTCTCGACGATGATTGCCATCGGACCCGAGAATTTCCGTGCCATGCTGGCAGGCTTTCACGCCATGGATCAGCACTTCCTCACCGCTCCGATCGAGAAAAACCTCCCCGCCCTCATGGGGTTGCTTGCCATCTGGTACAACAATTTTTTCCAGGCACAGACAATTGCTGTGTTGCCGTACGAGCAATACCTCAAGCGGTTTCCGGCTTATCTGCAGCAACTCACGATGGAGAGCAACGGCAAGAGCGTTACGCTCGATGGCACCCGTGTCGATTACCAGACGTCGCCCATTGTCTGGGGCGAACCCGGCACTAATGGCCAGCACTCTTTTTATCAGCTCATACACCAGGGTACCCGCCTGATCCCGTGTGACTTCATCGGTTTTTGCCAGACTTTGCAGCCGCTGGGTAATCATCACGACTTGCTCATGGCCAACCTGTTCGCGCAGACTGAAGCATTGGCATTCGGAAAAACCCCGGATGAAGTGAAAGCGGAGGGGATTCCAGACTGGTTATGTCCCCACCGAAGCTTCGAGGGAAACCGTCCAACCAGCACTATTCTCATCGAGCGTCTCACCCCTTATGCGCTGGGCTCTTTGGTAGCCCTTTATGAACATAGCGTTTTCACACAGGGATCGATCTGGAACATCGATTCATTCGACCAATGGGGCGTCGAATTGGGCAAGGCGTTGGCCAAGCGCATCATGCCGGAACTGGAGAGTATCAGCGAGTTGCCGCTGAAACATGACAGCTCGACCAATGCACTGATACAACGCTACAACCAGCAAAAAATGAAATAG
- the pgm gene encoding phosphoglucomutase (alpha-D-glucose-1,6-bisphosphate-dependent) — protein MAAEKIAEKISPLAGKPAQPAMLVDVPKLVTAYYALIPDWTVPVQRVAFGTSGHRGSSLEASFNEWHILSITQAICLYRQRQRIDGPLFLGIDTHALSEPAYASALEVLAANGVEVMLAKNGEYTPTPAVSHAILTYNRGRTDGFADGIVITPSHNPPASGGFKYNPPHGGPAGVEITGWIESRSNEFLEKNLAEVKRMRFESALRASTTHQHDFLNTYVNDLHNVIDVDVIRGANISMGVDPLGGAGIHYWGAIADHYRLNLAVVNNVVDPTFRFMTVDWDGKIRMDPSSRYAMQGLIDLKDRYDIAFACDTDHDRHGIVTRSAGLLPADHYLSVAVYYLLQYRPEWGNGIAIGKTVVSSQIIDRVTAKLGRKLYEVPVGFKWFANGLCDGSLGFCGEESAGASFLRLDGTVWTTDKDGIIPALLSAEITSRMGRDPGEVYRQLEEEFGHSVIKRIDAPATREQKGLLAKLSPKQVHSSDLAGEKIRDILTQAPGNHAPIGGIKVIAESGWFAARPSGTEDIFKIYAESFRGTDHLHHIVEEAQAIVGDALAAASHGEPA, from the coding sequence ATGGCCGCTGAAAAAATTGCTGAAAAGATCAGTCCACTGGCAGGAAAACCTGCCCAACCGGCAATGTTGGTGGACGTACCCAAGCTTGTTACTGCTTATTACGCGCTGATTCCCGATTGGACGGTGCCGGTACAAAGGGTCGCATTCGGCACCTCGGGACATCGCGGGTCTTCGCTGGAAGCAAGCTTCAATGAGTGGCACATCCTGTCTATCACTCAGGCGATTTGTCTGTATCGTCAACGGCAGCGCATCGATGGTCCACTATTCCTTGGTATCGACACGCATGCGCTTTCCGAGCCGGCATATGCCAGCGCACTTGAGGTATTGGCCGCGAATGGCGTTGAAGTCATGCTGGCAAAAAACGGCGAATATACGCCTACGCCCGCTGTGTCCCACGCCATACTGACGTATAACCGGGGACGGACGGACGGATTTGCGGATGGCATTGTCATTACGCCTTCTCACAACCCGCCTGCGAGCGGCGGCTTTAAGTACAATCCGCCGCACGGTGGACCGGCGGGCGTTGAAATCACTGGCTGGATCGAATCCCGGTCCAATGAGTTCCTGGAAAAGAATCTGGCAGAAGTAAAAAGAATGCGCTTTGAAAGTGCATTGCGCGCCTCTACGACGCACCAGCATGACTTTCTCAACACTTACGTGAACGATCTTCACAACGTAATCGATGTAGACGTCATACGCGGCGCGAATATCAGCATGGGAGTCGATCCGCTTGGCGGCGCCGGAATTCACTACTGGGGTGCAATTGCGGACCACTATCGGCTCAATCTCGCGGTGGTGAACAACGTTGTCGATCCAACCTTCCGTTTCATGACAGTCGATTGGGACGGCAAAATTCGCATGGACCCGTCGTCGCGCTACGCCATGCAAGGCCTGATCGATTTGAAGGATCGCTACGATATTGCATTCGCTTGTGATACTGACCATGATCGGCATGGCATCGTAACCCGAAGCGCGGGCCTGCTGCCAGCAGACCATTATCTTTCGGTGGCTGTTTATTATTTGCTCCAGTATCGTCCAGAATGGGGTAACGGCATTGCGATAGGCAAAACAGTGGTGAGCAGCCAGATAATCGACAGGGTGACCGCGAAACTGGGCCGGAAACTTTACGAAGTCCCGGTCGGTTTCAAATGGTTTGCAAATGGGTTGTGCGATGGCTCGCTCGGTTTTTGCGGTGAGGAAAGCGCGGGCGCATCTTTCCTCCGCCTGGACGGCACCGTTTGGACAACGGACAAGGATGGAATCATCCCGGCGCTGCTATCGGCTGAGATCACCTCGCGCATGGGACGTGACCCCGGTGAGGTATACCGCCAGCTCGAAGAGGAATTCGGCCATTCCGTCATTAAACGCATCGATGCACCCGCCACTCGGGAACAAAAAGGACTGCTGGCCAAACTTTCTCCAAAGCAGGTCCATTCCTCGGACCTGGCTGGTGAAAAGATAAGGGATATTCTCACCCAGGCGCCGGGGAATCATGCGCCTATCGGCGGCATCAAGGTTATCGCTGAAAGTGGATGGTTCGCGGCGCGCCCGTCCGGTACCGAAGATATCTTTAAAATTTATGCGGAAAGCTTCCGGGGAACGGATCACCTGCATCATATCGTGGAGGAGGCGCAGGCAATTGTCGGTGATGCGCTTGCTGCAGCGTCCCATGGTGAACCCGCCTGA
- a CDS encoding cation diffusion facilitator family transporter: MASGSPKTKLVIYLAIIGNLAIALMKFLAAAHTGSSAMLSESIHSTVYTDNQLLLLLGVNRSHQPTDSRYPYGYGKELYFWSLTR, translated from the coding sequence ATGGCTTCCGGTTCACCGAAAACGAAACTCGTCATTTACTTGGCTATCATAGGCAATCTTGCGATCGCCTTGATGAAATTCCTGGCTGCGGCGCATACCGGCAGTTCGGCCATGCTGTCCGAAAGCATTCATTCCACGGTCTACACCGACAATCAACTATTGCTGCTCCTGGGCGTCAATCGCAGCCATCAGCCAACGGATTCCCGGTACCCCTATGGATATGGCAAAGAACTTTACTTCTGGAGCCTGACGAGGTAG
- the gnd gene encoding phosphogluconate dehydrogenase (NAD(+)-dependent, decarboxylating), translating to MQIGMIGLGRMGINMAARLIQAGSECVVYDPRTEAVQELGQKGAIGADSLEDLVARLAKPRVVWLMVPAAAVDAILSKLVPLVEANDIIIDGGNSYYHDDIRRGAELRSKGIHYVDVGTSGGVAGRERGYCLMIGGENRIVEHLDPIFAALAPGIGAAPRTFGRNRTGSTAEQGYLHCGPYGAGHFVKMVHNGIEYGLMAAYAEGLNILHSANAGKATHDTDAETAPMRNPEFYQYELDLPEIAEVWRRGSVVASWLLDLTAEALIEDADLTKFSGRVSDSGEGRWTTLAAVDEGVPVPVIAAALFSRFESRGNADYADRLLSAMRKRFGGHDEKKGTS from the coding sequence ATGCAAATCGGGATGATCGGACTAGGACGTATGGGTATCAACATGGCGGCGCGCCTGATACAAGCCGGAAGTGAATGCGTGGTTTACGACCCTCGCACCGAAGCTGTCCAGGAACTGGGGCAGAAAGGCGCCATCGGAGCGGACTCGCTGGAAGATTTGGTCGCTCGTCTGGCCAAGCCGCGCGTGGTGTGGTTAATGGTGCCTGCAGCCGCGGTTGATGCGATTCTTTCAAAACTGGTACCTCTTGTAGAAGCGAACGACATTATCATCGACGGCGGCAATTCCTATTACCACGACGATATCAGACGTGGCGCCGAACTACGGTCCAAGGGGATTCATTACGTCGACGTGGGAACAAGCGGGGGCGTTGCGGGCCGTGAGCGCGGATACTGCCTGATGATCGGCGGGGAAAACCGGATTGTCGAGCATCTCGATCCGATCTTTGCCGCACTGGCGCCCGGGATCGGGGCAGCGCCACGTACCTTCGGCCGCAACAGAACCGGCAGCACCGCCGAGCAAGGCTATCTTCACTGTGGACCGTACGGTGCCGGTCATTTCGTCAAGATGGTCCATAACGGCATTGAATATGGCCTGATGGCGGCCTACGCCGAAGGCCTGAATATTCTGCACAGCGCCAACGCCGGCAAGGCGACACACGATACAGATGCTGAAACGGCACCGATGCGCAATCCTGAATTCTACCAGTATGAGCTGGATCTTCCAGAAATCGCGGAGGTCTGGCGTCGTGGCAGCGTTGTGGCGTCGTGGCTGCTCGATCTGACAGCGGAGGCTTTGATCGAGGACGCAGATCTCACCAAATTTTCGGGACGCGTGTCGGATTCGGGAGAGGGACGCTGGACCACGCTGGCGGCCGTTGACGAGGGTGTGCCGGTACCGGTAATCGCTGCGGCGCTTTTCAGCCGTTTTGAATCCCGCGGCAATGCCGATTATGCCGACCGGCTGCTCTCGGCGATGCGAAAGCGGTTTGGCGGACACGACGAAAAAAAAGGGACGAGCTGA
- the zwf gene encoding glucose-6-phosphate dehydrogenase codes for MDGGNKPNDGEAASDALVLFGVTGDLAYKKIFPALYAMVKQGSLDVPVIGVASSPLDIAQLRGRVAEAVKQSGKIDDQPALDRLLSLFRYVSGDYNNPETFKVLKQALGSAKRPAHYLAIPPSLFATVIKSLGAAGLADGARVIVEKPFGRDLASARELNRTARGAFSENSIFRIDHFLGKEAIMNILYFRFANSFLEPIWNRNYIGGIQITLAEDFGVEGRGGFYESAGCLRDVVQNHIFQIIALLAMEPPTYRGFGAVQGEKANVFRAMRPLSPDDLVRGQYAGYREEADVAKNSDVETFCALRLFIDSWRWGGVPWYLRSGKFLAKTVTEVLVQLKPPPQALFADSIPDLRTCGANYLRFQLSPVSTIAIAARVKRAGKEFIGDERELCLVEEHFGQELPYERLLHDAMRGDGALFTREDAVETAWATLDNVLKVHHPVIPYARGSWGPEAADTLMAPDNCWHNPKSGI; via the coding sequence ATGGACGGGGGAAATAAGCCAAACGACGGAGAAGCTGCGTCCGATGCGCTGGTGCTGTTCGGCGTGACGGGTGACCTTGCATACAAGAAGATTTTTCCGGCGCTTTATGCGATGGTAAAGCAGGGCTCCCTGGATGTACCCGTCATCGGCGTGGCCTCGTCGCCATTGGATATCGCCCAGCTTCGCGGCAGGGTAGCGGAAGCTGTAAAACAGTCCGGAAAGATCGATGACCAGCCTGCGCTTGATCGTCTTCTTTCGTTGTTCCGATACGTTTCCGGCGATTACAATAATCCGGAAACTTTCAAAGTACTCAAGCAGGCGCTGGGAAGTGCCAAGCGGCCGGCGCATTACCTCGCCATACCCCCTTCTCTTTTCGCTACCGTTATAAAAAGCCTGGGTGCCGCTGGCCTGGCCGATGGTGCCAGAGTCATCGTCGAGAAGCCGTTTGGACGTGACCTCGCCTCTGCACGCGAGCTCAACCGCACCGCGCGCGGAGCATTTTCGGAAAACTCCATTTTCCGCATCGACCATTTCCTGGGAAAGGAGGCGATAATGAATATCCTCTACTTCCGCTTCGCCAACTCGTTCCTGGAACCGATCTGGAACCGGAACTATATAGGCGGTATCCAGATAACGCTGGCCGAGGATTTTGGCGTAGAGGGACGCGGAGGGTTTTATGAATCCGCGGGTTGCCTGCGCGACGTGGTTCAAAACCATATTTTCCAGATCATTGCGCTGCTTGCCATGGAACCGCCAACATATAGGGGCTTCGGTGCGGTTCAAGGCGAAAAAGCGAATGTGTTCCGCGCAATGCGGCCGTTGAGCCCGGATGACCTGGTGCGGGGTCAATATGCCGGTTATCGCGAGGAAGCGGACGTAGCAAAAAACTCGGATGTCGAAACATTTTGCGCTTTGCGTCTATTTATCGACTCCTGGCGCTGGGGTGGGGTCCCCTGGTATTTGCGCTCAGGCAAATTTCTCGCCAAAACAGTCACGGAAGTTCTTGTCCAGCTAAAACCCCCGCCGCAGGCACTTTTTGCCGACTCGATACCTGACCTTCGAACTTGCGGCGCCAACTACCTGCGCTTCCAGCTTTCCCCTGTTTCCACCATCGCTATCGCTGCACGCGTCAAACGTGCGGGAAAAGAGTTTATTGGCGATGAGCGAGAGCTCTGCCTGGTCGAAGAACATTTTGGACAGGAATTGCCTTACGAACGGCTGTTACATGACGCCATGAGAGGCGACGGAGCGTTGTTCACGCGGGAGGATGCAGTAGAGACCGCCTGGGCAACGCTCGATAATGTCCTGAAGGTACATCATCCAGTCATTCCCTACGCACGTGGAAGCTGGGGACCCGAAGCCGCGGATACATTGATGGCGCCCGATAATTGCTGGCACAACCCGAAGTCGGGAATCTGA
- a CDS encoding carbonic anhydrase family protein translates to MNAPSTRLLPLASIVSALFLYGLPAAHAASSLAENLAKMEAQSPIDITAADTKFEKLSPMQFNLSSDTTLSVINNGSPGTEKTAARANVVAGAGSVTVDGDTYQLAQFHFHTPAEHLENGKVFPMEMHLVFEDARNNILVVGRWIEVGASNAALEPIFSDLPKTTTQTHVFNHFDLNALLPTNMESFRYDGSLTTPPFSEGVKWIDLAQPLQMSAAEINAYSSLFPNGDAREIQDLNGRIVLTDVPGFAAAVPEPETYAMLLVGLGLIGFVANRKNKGLGKPGLVGSIA, encoded by the coding sequence ATGAATGCACCATCGACTCGGTTACTACCACTGGCATCGATTGTTTCCGCCCTTTTCCTGTACGGCCTGCCTGCTGCGCATGCAGCTTCGTCACTGGCGGAGAACCTGGCTAAAATGGAAGCGCAAAGCCCCATTGACATCACTGCCGCGGACACAAAATTCGAGAAACTATCGCCGATGCAATTTAACTTGAGCTCCGACACCACATTGAGCGTCATTAATAACGGTTCGCCTGGCACAGAAAAAACTGCCGCCAGAGCCAATGTCGTCGCGGGCGCCGGATCGGTAACCGTTGATGGAGATACCTATCAATTAGCCCAGTTCCACTTCCATACACCTGCAGAGCATCTGGAAAATGGCAAGGTATTCCCGATGGAAATGCATCTGGTATTTGAAGACGCAAGGAACAACATCCTCGTCGTCGGCAGATGGATCGAGGTAGGTGCGTCCAATGCCGCGCTTGAACCCATTTTTTCCGATTTGCCCAAGACCACGACGCAGACGCACGTTTTCAACCACTTTGATCTGAACGCCCTCCTGCCGACCAACATGGAATCTTTCCGCTATGATGGCTCGCTGACGACGCCCCCTTTCTCCGAGGGTGTGAAATGGATCGATCTCGCTCAGCCGCTGCAAATGTCCGCGGCTGAAATCAATGCGTATAGTTCGCTTTTCCCGAATGGCGATGCGCGCGAGATTCAGGATCTTAACGGGCGCATCGTGCTCACGGATGTACCGGGCTTCGCCGCCGCGGTTCCCGAGCCGGAAACCTATGCCATGCTGCTGGTTGGGCTGGGGCTGATAGGCTTTGTCGCAAACCGCAAAAATAAGGGCCTGGGCAAACCAGGGCTTGTCGGGTCTATTGCGTAA
- a CDS encoding glycoside hydrolase family 15 protein, translated as MENTEAFGHPGIAPNWTSSAKQGIGTSLSAASPVWFTLGHGILNEIYFPSVDTANTRDAQYLVADENSFMHEEKRHMKHSVECSDPRSLAYRQINVDPHGRYRFVKETISDPDAPVVLVHTRFEALCPEADDYRIYTLVAPHIGNQGMGNTAQHILVDGRDCLIAERAGKALAVIASIPFLKCSCGFVGASDGWTDLNFNFRMDWEFASATDGNVALMSELDTRHGHEWVLAIGFGASGEDAAHAAIKSLARGWKHAHKRYSSAWHTYCDSLIDLSALSADSGRTYYTSAMLIRAHEDRLHPGAICASLSIPWGQIHGDQDVGGYHLVWPRDLVQAATAALAAGDVELAVRVVRYLASIQSDDGGMPQNCWVDGRPHWRGIQLDEVAFPIMLAWHLHNKGLGGFDPWPMVKAGAAYIIKRGPSSPQERWEEDAGISPSSLSTLISALVCTADIAAKRGDGQVAKLCLETADYWAANVERWTYTTCGSLLQDNPEYYVRISSTNKKKKSGVQDPDIGYVQIKNLPPGETRRYPSRDVVGGGFLGLVRYGIRRPGDEHILKTLAVYDRVLKVDTPYGPGWHRYNHDGYGQKTDGDPFDSTGVGRLWPLLTGERGHFELAAGHSAYPYIRAMESFASTCCLIPEQVWDTADIPEKHMLIGRPTGSALPLVWSHAEYIKLVRSAQDGAIFDLIAPVHKRYVNDGVTTGMQVWTFKQRLLEFDPGRPLRIEVYASGRLHWSADNWMTSQDTALSDASLGVYVHDFGEGQLNHTIALKFTFYWNHAEHWEGQDFSIATNKSMTEPQHDRHGLSSEGDPDRTEIFEPGLD; from the coding sequence ATGGAAAATACGGAAGCATTCGGGCATCCCGGTATAGCGCCCAACTGGACCTCCAGCGCGAAACAGGGAATCGGTACATCGTTATCGGCGGCATCCCCCGTCTGGTTTACCCTCGGCCATGGAATTCTTAATGAAATATATTTTCCGAGCGTGGATACGGCCAATACACGTGATGCGCAGTACCTCGTCGCGGACGAGAATAGTTTCATGCATGAAGAGAAGCGTCACATGAAACATAGCGTCGAATGTTCAGACCCACGGTCATTGGCCTACCGTCAAATCAACGTGGATCCTCATGGCCGCTATCGCTTTGTCAAAGAGACGATCAGTGATCCCGATGCGCCGGTCGTGCTGGTGCACACGCGTTTTGAAGCCTTATGCCCGGAAGCGGATGACTATCGGATCTATACGCTGGTAGCCCCGCACATTGGTAATCAGGGAATGGGGAATACGGCGCAGCACATTTTGGTCGATGGCCGGGATTGCCTGATCGCGGAGCGTGCAGGGAAAGCGCTTGCCGTCATCGCCTCGATTCCGTTCCTGAAATGCTCATGTGGTTTTGTCGGCGCGAGCGATGGCTGGACCGATCTGAATTTCAATTTCCGCATGGACTGGGAATTTGCTTCCGCCACTGACGGCAACGTAGCACTGATGAGTGAACTCGATACGCGGCACGGCCATGAATGGGTGCTTGCGATCGGCTTTGGCGCATCGGGCGAGGACGCGGCGCACGCCGCCATAAAATCTCTTGCCCGCGGCTGGAAGCACGCGCATAAGCGATATTCAAGCGCCTGGCATACATACTGCGATAGCCTGATCGACCTCAGCGCGCTGAGCGCCGACAGTGGACGTACATACTATACCAGCGCAATGCTCATACGCGCGCATGAAGATCGCCTGCATCCCGGCGCGATATGTGCCTCATTGTCCATCCCCTGGGGACAAATCCATGGCGACCAGGACGTAGGCGGTTATCACCTGGTATGGCCGCGCGACCTGGTTCAGGCCGCTACCGCGGCGCTGGCGGCGGGCGATGTCGAGTTGGCGGTGCGTGTGGTCCGCTATCTGGCGTCTATACAATCGGATGATGGCGGCATGCCCCAGAATTGCTGGGTGGATGGCCGCCCGCATTGGCGCGGCATCCAACTGGACGAAGTGGCGTTCCCCATCATGCTCGCCTGGCATTTGCACAACAAGGGGCTTGGCGGGTTCGATCCCTGGCCCATGGTAAAAGCGGGGGCGGCATATATTATAAAACGGGGTCCGAGTTCTCCCCAGGAGCGTTGGGAAGAAGACGCGGGCATTTCCCCCTCGAGCCTTTCAACGTTAATTTCCGCGTTGGTTTGTACCGCCGACATTGCAGCAAAGCGCGGTGACGGACAAGTAGCGAAACTCTGCCTGGAGACTGCGGATTACTGGGCCGCCAACGTCGAGCGCTGGACTTATACCACCTGTGGATCGCTTCTCCAGGATAATCCGGAATATTACGTTCGCATCAGCTCTACGAACAAAAAAAAGAAATCGGGGGTCCAGGACCCCGATATCGGCTATGTGCAGATCAAGAATCTGCCCCCCGGCGAGACCAGGCGTTACCCGTCTCGCGACGTTGTCGGGGGCGGCTTCCTCGGGCTGGTCCGCTACGGGATACGCCGACCCGGCGACGAACACATCCTGAAAACCCTGGCTGTTTATGATCGCGTGCTAAAGGTCGATACGCCGTACGGGCCGGGCTGGCACCGATATAACCATGATGGTTACGGGCAAAAGACAGATGGCGACCCTTTTGATTCCACCGGTGTCGGACGGCTCTGGCCGTTGCTGACCGGTGAGCGCGGCCATTTCGAACTTGCCGCCGGACACTCCGCATATCCCTATATCAGGGCGATGGAAAGCTTTGCGAGCACCTGCTGCCTGATACCGGAACAGGTGTGGGACACCGCCGATATTCCTGAGAAACATATGCTCATCGGGCGCCCGACCGGCTCGGCGTTGCCGCTCGTATGGTCTCACGCGGAATACATCAAGCTGGTGCGGTCGGCACAGGATGGCGCGATTTTCGATTTGATAGCGCCCGTGCACAAGCGCTACGTGAACGATGGCGTGACCACCGGCATGCAGGTATGGACATTCAAGCAGAGGCTGCTTGAATTTGATCCCGGACGACCCTTGCGTATCGAAGTTTATGCCTCAGGGCGCTTGCACTGGAGCGCGGACAACTGGATGACTTCCCAGGATACCGCGCTATCGGATGCCAGCCTGGGCGTTTATGTGCACGACTTCGGGGAAGGGCAGTTAAACCATACCATCGCGCTCAAGTTTACGTTTTATTGGAATCATGCGGAACATTGGGAAGGGCAGGATTTCAGCATAGCCACTAATAAAAGCATGACGGAGCCGCAACATGACAGGCATGGACTCAGCTCGGAAGGCGATCCTGATCGAACGGAGATATTTGAACCCGGCCTGGACTGA